In one Thermodesulfobium acidiphilum genomic region, the following are encoded:
- a CDS encoding gluconeogenesis factor YvcK family protein, with the protein MSFRPLKWLRWLTPGLKIKRWIFLGSLSLLLIVTSLILSLEAIPITRLFIKNLSYFINEISSKIPIQIISLLLFLIGFVALIYSIRGLVKQIVKPMQIGSRRDVVELLWLERQLKKRPQVVVIGGGTGQSTVLRGLKYYPINLTAIVTPFDDGGSSGFIRKELGFLPPGDIRNCLAALSLQEDLLGAVLQYRFKGVPGLEGHPVGNILLAAATEITGDFLKAINMVEKIISARGHVIPSTLFNTKLCAKLKDGSIVKGESNISKSIYPIETIFLDPLPPSAFPEAIKKINEADAIVIGPGSLFTSILPNLLMKDLLKAIRESKAIKIYVCNIMTQPGETGGYKASDHVRAFLEILGFLPFDTVLLNNKKPEKLIDYYEQKGSEIVINDLHELERFNVKIVLADLLYEKNHIRHDHKKLAKIIFDNIFKNTRAH; encoded by the coding sequence ATGAGTTTCAGACCTTTAAAATGGCTCAGATGGCTAACGCCCGGTTTAAAGATAAAAAGGTGGATCTTTCTTGGTTCATTATCTTTACTTTTAATAGTAACAAGCCTAATATTATCATTAGAAGCGATTCCAATAACAAGATTATTTATAAAGAATTTATCTTACTTTATTAATGAAATTTCTTCAAAAATACCAATCCAGATAATTTCTTTATTACTATTTCTGATAGGTTTTGTAGCTCTAATCTATTCTATTAGAGGTTTGGTAAAGCAAATTGTTAAACCTATGCAAATAGGATCAAGAAGAGACGTAGTAGAACTCCTGTGGCTAGAAAGACAGCTAAAAAAAAGGCCACAGGTAGTAGTAATTGGTGGCGGAACTGGTCAGTCTACAGTTCTTAGAGGATTAAAATATTATCCTATTAATCTGACTGCAATAGTAACTCCTTTTGACGACGGAGGCTCTTCAGGATTTATAAGAAAAGAACTGGGATTTCTTCCTCCTGGAGATATAAGAAATTGTCTGGCTGCGTTATCTCTTCAGGAAGACTTACTTGGAGCTGTTTTACAATATAGATTTAAGGGTGTCCCTGGCCTTGAAGGACATCCAGTAGGAAACATCCTCTTAGCTGCTGCTACAGAAATAACGGGAGATTTTTTGAAGGCTATTAATATGGTTGAAAAAATAATTTCAGCAAGAGGACATGTTATTCCTTCAACCCTCTTTAACACAAAACTCTGTGCAAAACTAAAAGACGGTTCAATTGTTAAAGGAGAATCTAACATATCAAAAAGTATTTATCCAATAGAAACTATATTTTTAGATCCTTTGCCCCCTAGTGCTTTCCCGGAAGCCATAAAAAAAATAAACGAAGCGGATGCAATTGTTATTGGACCTGGAAGTCTCTTTACAAGTATTTTGCCAAATCTACTTATGAAAGACCTGTTAAAAGCGATAAGAGAGTCGAAGGCAATAAAAATTTATGTCTGCAACATCATGACACAGCCAGGTGAAACGGGTGGATATAAGGCTTCTGATCATGTTAGGGCTTTTCTAGAGATACTTGGTTTTTTACCATTTGACACGGTTCTTCTAAATAACAAAAAACCTGAAAAACTTATCGACTATTATGAACAAAAAGGCTCTGAAATAGTAATTAACGACTTGCATGAACTCGAAAGGTTTAATGTCAAAATTGTCCTGGCAGATTTATTATATGAAAAAAATCACATAAGGCACGATCACAAAAAATTAGCAAAAATCATTTTTGACAACATATTTAAGAATACCAGAGCACATTAG
- the whiA gene encoding DNA-binding protein WhiA produces MLKLKKDENEIIRSEIASLPIENKRLSKFELKGIMISHSKITGRDIVVKCKDFKVAKRTIMLAHFLNIKTQLYQNSRQNIQIPKKLKTSQENQKTTTVKLEKLLLPDPPETFPSQKSIQSFLRGLFLNSGYLSTKNGYHLEIITNNEIFGFLSTLLEDVGFNFKIRKTNSYSLFLKNFREIVSFLAYIQVHNFCAYIEAEAIKKEVNNEINREVNYETGNIKRQIKASLEILRSINILESSENYCRLPIKWQKMIALKKNHPLLSMKEIGEHLGMSKNQVSSVFRQIRKLTFNL; encoded by the coding sequence ATGTTGAAATTAAAAAAGGACGAAAATGAAATAATAAGAAGTGAGATAGCTTCTTTACCAATAGAGAATAAGAGATTGTCAAAATTTGAGTTGAAAGGGATAATGATTTCTCACTCAAAAATAACTGGCAGGGATATTGTTGTAAAGTGTAAAGACTTTAAGGTAGCCAAGAGAACAATTATGTTAGCCCATTTTCTAAACATAAAAACACAATTGTATCAAAACTCAAGACAGAATATTCAAATACCCAAAAAGTTAAAAACTTCTCAAGAAAACCAGAAAACTACAACAGTAAAATTAGAAAAGCTTTTATTGCCAGATCCACCTGAAACTTTCCCATCTCAAAAATCTATTCAAAGTTTTTTAAGAGGATTATTTTTAAATTCAGGTTATTTAAGCACAAAAAATGGTTATCATCTCGAAATTATCACAAATAACGAAATATTTGGTTTTTTGTCCACACTTTTAGAGGATGTTGGCTTTAATTTTAAAATAAGAAAAACTAACAGCTACAGCCTTTTTTTAAAAAATTTTAGAGAAATAGTCTCATTTTTGGCATATATTCAAGTGCATAATTTTTGTGCTTACATTGAAGCAGAAGCTATAAAAAAGGAAGTTAATAATGAAATAAACAGAGAGGTAAATTATGAAACTGGCAACATAAAAAGACAAATAAAGGCCTCTCTCGAAATATTAAGATCAATAAATATCCTTGAAAGTTCAGAAAATTATTGTAGATTGCCAATAAAATGGCAAAAGATGATTGCTTTGAAAAAAAATCATCCGTTACTTTCCATGAAAGAAATAGGAGAACATCTTGGAATGTCAAAAAATCAAGTTTCATCTGTATTTAGACAAATAAGAAAATTAACATTTAACCTGTAG
- the gap gene encoding type I glyceraldehyde-3-phosphate dehydrogenase, with translation MRVAVNGFGRIGRLFVRLAFSLPDIEIVAINSSRKISQLAHLLQYDSTYRTWDKEVSFDDDNIIIEGKKVKILEERKDTTKLPWKDLDVDLVIESTGELTKRELAENHITAGAKKVLITAPGKDVDAFIVVGVNDQILDLEKHRIISAASCTTNCLAPAIKVLFDKFGIVSGFMTTVHAYTMDQRLLDGTHKKDFRRARSAAINIVPTSTGAAKSIGKVIPELNGKMDGVALRVPVPTGSMVDLSVILEKQPSIEEIKSAYKEAESCEPLKGILKYTEVPLVSSDYIGTFYSSIIDGLMLNKTGDIYKIYAWYDNEHGYACRVVDLAKKLIPAFK, from the coding sequence ATGAGAGTAGCAGTTAATGGTTTTGGAAGAATTGGACGTTTGTTCGTTAGGCTCGCATTTTCGTTGCCAGATATTGAAATAGTAGCAATAAACAGTTCAAGAAAGATATCTCAATTAGCTCATCTATTACAGTACGATTCTACGTACAGAACCTGGGACAAAGAAGTAAGCTTTGATGATGACAATATAATAATCGAGGGTAAAAAAGTAAAAATTCTTGAAGAAAGAAAAGACACGACAAAACTCCCATGGAAAGATCTAGATGTTGACCTGGTAATAGAGTCAACAGGAGAACTTACAAAAAGGGAACTTGCCGAAAACCACATTACAGCTGGAGCAAAAAAAGTTCTCATCACTGCTCCGGGGAAAGATGTTGACGCTTTTATTGTTGTTGGGGTGAATGACCAGATACTAGATTTAGAAAAGCACAGAATAATTTCAGCTGCATCGTGTACAACAAATTGTCTTGCACCCGCCATAAAGGTTTTGTTTGACAAATTTGGAATAGTTTCAGGCTTTATGACCACCGTACACGCATACACTATGGATCAAAGATTGCTTGACGGTACACACAAAAAAGACTTTAGAAGAGCACGCTCTGCTGCTATAAACATAGTACCAACTTCAACTGGTGCTGCAAAATCTATTGGAAAAGTTATACCAGAATTAAATGGGAAAATGGACGGAGTAGCACTAAGGGTTCCTGTACCAACAGGATCAATGGTTGATCTAAGCGTTATTTTGGAAAAACAACCTTCAATTGAAGAAATTAAATCAGCCTACAAAGAGGCTGAATCTTGCGAACCTTTAAAAGGTATTCTAAAGTATACAGAGGTTCCTTTAGTTTCATCTGACTACATTGGTACCTTTTATTCTTCAATAATTGACGGCTTAATGCTAAATAAAACTGGAGATATATATAAAATTTACGCATGGTATGACAATGAACACGGTTATGCCTGTAGGGTCGTAGATTTAGCCAAAAAACTTATACCAGCCTTTAAGTAA
- a CDS encoding phosphoglycerate kinase — protein MEFNKKLLIDFPVYQLEGKRVFVRADLNDPADSDGNLTGDMRIRAVLPTIGYLVNARAKVILASHFGRPKNREKEFSLRGVKKRLEELSSFRIHLAPDCQGEDVVKLSKELKNGEVLLLENLRFCPGETKNDPEYARFLASLGDIYVAEAFGACHREHASISSVPKLIPSMAGFLLAKEINTLNKLLHNPEQPLVVVAGGKKVSDKIKVIGNLIDKVDSICVGGGMSFAFLKAKGYEIGKSYVEDNMDAVAKEILGKNGKKILLPVDVMVAKELRPASESKVVNVDEIPSDWYGVDIGPKTIEMFKAQISKAKTIFWNGPLGIVEIPDFSYGTRIVGLYIALSSAITVSGGGDTAEVVRMMNLDQHFTHVSTGGGAALKFLEGADLPGISVLPERS, from the coding sequence ATGGAATTTAATAAAAAGTTACTTATAGATTTTCCCGTTTATCAGCTAGAAGGTAAAAGAGTTTTCGTAAGAGCAGATTTAAACGATCCGGCAGATTCTGATGGCAATCTCACAGGAGATATGAGAATAAGAGCAGTGTTGCCTACAATTGGCTATCTGGTAAACGCAAGAGCAAAGGTAATTCTTGCATCCCACTTTGGTCGTCCAAAAAATAGAGAAAAAGAATTCTCTTTAAGAGGTGTAAAGAAAAGGCTTGAAGAACTATCGAGCTTTAGAATTCACCTTGCACCTGACTGTCAGGGAGAAGATGTTGTTAAATTGTCAAAAGAATTAAAAAATGGAGAAGTTTTACTACTCGAAAACCTTAGATTTTGTCCAGGAGAAACTAAAAACGATCCAGAATATGCAAGATTTTTAGCCTCGCTTGGAGATATATATGTAGCAGAAGCATTCGGAGCATGCCACAGAGAACATGCATCAATTTCATCAGTACCAAAGTTAATACCTTCCATGGCAGGGTTTCTATTGGCAAAAGAAATAAATACTTTAAACAAGTTATTACACAATCCCGAACAACCGCTAGTAGTAGTGGCAGGAGGCAAAAAGGTTTCTGACAAAATAAAGGTAATAGGGAATCTAATAGACAAAGTAGACAGTATTTGCGTGGGCGGTGGAATGAGCTTTGCATTTCTAAAAGCAAAAGGATATGAAATTGGAAAATCATATGTAGAAGATAATATGGACGCTGTAGCAAAGGAAATACTTGGAAAAAATGGGAAAAAGATATTATTACCTGTAGACGTAATGGTAGCAAAAGAATTAAGGCCTGCATCAGAATCCAAAGTAGTAAATGTAGACGAAATCCCATCCGACTGGTATGGAGTTGACATAGGGCCAAAGACTATAGAAATGTTTAAAGCTCAAATATCAAAGGCAAAAACAATATTCTGGAATGGCCCACTTGGAATTGTTGAGATTCCAGACTTTTCGTACGGAACAAGAATAGTAGGTTTATACATTGCACTTTCATCCGCAATCACTGTATCTGGGGGAGGAGACACTGCTGAAGTTGTAAGAATGATGAATCTTGATCAACACTTCACTCACGTATCAACAGGCGGTGGAGCCGCATTAAAATTCTTAGAAGGAGCTGATCTACCCGGCATATCAGTTCTTCCAGAAAGGAGCTAA
- the tpiA gene encoding triose-phosphate isomerase — protein sequence MNYAIANFKMNKTSDEVEEYVCELRQNLKNNVKTVICPSFVSLERAVKASFGSLIDIGAQNLFFEEKGAFTGEISIGMLENIGVKYAIIGHSERRQYFKESDDLLLKKVKAAANRLKVIYCFGETEEEKDSGKSLEVTFNQLNLVKSFFEKIILAYEPVWAIGTGKTANAGESFALIKELESKLGSLPDCLYGGSVNHKNAKSFIDAGFKGVLVGSASLDVKEFSKIIEEMS from the coding sequence ATGAATTACGCTATTGCAAACTTTAAAATGAACAAAACTTCAGATGAAGTTGAAGAATATGTTTGTGAATTAAGACAAAACCTAAAAAATAATGTAAAAACCGTAATTTGTCCCTCCTTTGTTTCTCTTGAAAGGGCTGTAAAAGCATCCTTCGGATCCTTAATTGACATCGGCGCTCAAAACCTATTTTTTGAAGAAAAAGGCGCCTTTACAGGCGAGATATCTATTGGAATGTTAGAGAATATAGGAGTAAAATACGCGATAATAGGTCACTCTGAAAGGAGACAATACTTCAAAGAATCAGATGACTTATTACTAAAAAAGGTTAAAGCAGCAGCCAACAGATTAAAGGTAATTTATTGCTTTGGTGAGACAGAAGAGGAAAAAGATTCTGGTAAATCACTTGAAGTAACGTTTAATCAGTTAAATCTGGTAAAAAGCTTTTTTGAGAAGATAATTTTAGCATACGAACCAGTCTGGGCAATAGGAACTGGCAAAACTGCTAATGCAGGAGAATCATTTGCTTTAATTAAAGAATTAGAATCGAAATTAGGAAGCCTCCCAGATTGCCTTTATGGAGGATCGGTCAATCATAAAAATGCAAAATCATTTATTGACGCTGGATTTAAAGGTGTACTGGTTGGTTCTGCAAGTCTTGATGTAAAAGAATTTTCAAAAATTATAGAAGAAATGTCTTAA
- the gpmI gene encoding 2,3-bisphosphoglycerate-independent phosphoglycerate mutase: MNKILLIILDGFGFSKETYGNAVAASHMPNYKRIMNTYPNTLLVASGEEVGLPPGQMGNSEVGHLNLGAGRIMYQELTRINKAIKDGSFFSNKELKDIMNKSREKALHLIGLVSDGGVHSHIEHLKSLITMAKKEGVKNVYVHAITDGRDTQPGTAINFLKDVETHIKREGTGEIVSVSGRYYAMDRDKRWERTKKAYDVFTGRDKTNFKTYEEAISYLSGKGETDEFFTPFSVGPNPQETRIKNKDSIIFFNFRADRMRQITRALLDPEFKEFDVIKLKLFPLTFTEYDKEFPLTVAFKNEIPKNVLSEVISNEGLFQLHTAETEKYAHVTFFFNGGREEPFEREDRILIHSPKVATYDLKPEMSAFELTESLLKSLLDKNYNFTVINFANPDMVGHTGNFEAVKKALNAVDICLGKIFDLFENKFPIVITADHGNCEEMLDKNTGEPMTSHTTNPVPFIIVGNKEPLRKDGILADVAPTILELMEIVQPEEMTGKSLII, encoded by the coding sequence GTGAATAAGATCTTGCTTATAATATTAGACGGCTTTGGTTTCAGCAAGGAAACCTACGGCAATGCAGTTGCAGCCTCTCATATGCCAAACTACAAAAGAATTATGAACACATATCCAAATACCCTCCTTGTAGCATCAGGCGAAGAAGTCGGTCTTCCACCGGGTCAAATGGGAAATTCTGAAGTAGGTCATCTAAACCTTGGAGCAGGTAGAATTATGTATCAGGAGCTCACAAGAATTAATAAAGCCATTAAAGATGGAAGTTTTTTTTCAAACAAAGAATTAAAGGATATCATGAACAAGTCAAGAGAAAAAGCCCTTCATCTTATTGGTCTCGTTTCTGATGGTGGAGTCCATAGCCATATTGAACACCTAAAGTCTCTTATCACCATGGCAAAAAAAGAAGGAGTAAAAAATGTCTACGTTCATGCAATTACAGACGGCAGAGATACTCAACCAGGAACGGCTATAAATTTTTTAAAAGACGTAGAGACTCATATAAAACGGGAGGGAACTGGAGAAATTGTATCTGTGTCAGGAAGATATTATGCCATGGACAGAGACAAAAGATGGGAAAGAACCAAGAAAGCTTATGATGTGTTTACGGGAAGAGATAAAACAAACTTTAAAACTTATGAAGAAGCAATTAGTTATTTATCAGGAAAGGGCGAAACAGATGAATTCTTTACGCCATTTTCGGTAGGTCCTAACCCACAGGAAACAAGAATAAAAAATAAAGATTCAATTATATTTTTCAACTTTAGAGCAGATAGAATGAGACAGATTACCAGAGCACTCTTAGATCCTGAATTCAAAGAATTTGATGTCATAAAACTTAAACTATTTCCATTAACTTTTACAGAATACGATAAAGAATTCCCTTTAACAGTAGCCTTCAAAAACGAAATACCAAAAAATGTTTTATCCGAAGTTATATCTAATGAAGGCCTATTTCAACTTCATACAGCAGAAACAGAAAAATATGCACATGTTACCTTTTTCTTCAATGGCGGTAGAGAAGAGCCATTTGAGAGGGAAGATAGAATTCTTATTCACTCCCCAAAGGTAGCAACTTATGACCTAAAACCTGAAATGAGCGCTTTTGAACTTACAGAAAGTCTTTTAAAATCCCTGCTTGATAAAAATTATAATTTTACAGTAATAAACTTTGCAAATCCTGATATGGTAGGACACACTGGTAATTTTGAAGCTGTAAAAAAAGCTCTTAATGCTGTTGATATCTGTTTAGGTAAAATATTTGACTTATTTGAAAACAAATTCCCTATTGTGATAACTGCAGATCATGGAAATTGCGAGGAAATGCTTGATAAAAATACTGGGGAACCAATGACATCTCATACCACTAATCCTGTCCCATTTATAATAGTAGGGAACAAAGAACCATTAAGAAAAGATGGAATTTTAGCTGACGTAGCACCAACAATCCTTGAACTCATGGAGATAGTTCAACCAGAAGAAATGACAGGAAAATCTCTTATAATTTAA
- a CDS encoding lysylphosphatidylglycerol synthase domain-containing protein: protein MNSKFVKNLLSVLVSLFLIYLLFINVDIKRVLYVVFNFNRVFIITFFILFFVVLNLRAYIWKNLLINISKELSFRHLIAGEGLAFAINSFLPLRSGDLLRGLYVSKISNLPFPSVLVSIATEQLLDFFTVLTLGLFCLFIGVKIAINILLLPIAMTIVFLTLFFLSMFIRKRFEYLKVRFPKFWLLIHPFLSLTRSSVFKKVFTANILCLLLISLGILLLYFNLLGKILFIESLISTFFINIGFLSFGIWIAAKNYGIDFDDATGIFFIYQITIILVSLSTFLLVTIYDILTAIKVKIIPTFFNKNKNNF from the coding sequence ATGAACTCAAAGTTTGTAAAAAATCTTTTAAGCGTTTTAGTATCATTATTTTTAATCTATTTGCTATTTATAAATGTTGATATAAAAAGGGTTTTGTATGTTGTTTTTAACTTTAATAGAGTATTTATAATAACTTTTTTTATTTTATTTTTTGTTGTACTTAATCTTAGGGCTTATATTTGGAAAAATCTATTAATTAACATATCAAAAGAACTAAGCTTCAGACACTTGATTGCTGGAGAAGGTTTGGCATTTGCTATTAATTCTTTTCTGCCATTAAGATCAGGAGATCTACTTAGAGGCCTTTACGTATCAAAAATATCCAACTTGCCTTTCCCATCAGTTTTGGTTAGCATAGCTACTGAACAGCTTTTAGATTTTTTCACCGTTTTAACGCTTGGCCTCTTTTGTTTGTTTATAGGAGTGAAGATTGCTATAAATATCCTCCTTTTGCCGATAGCAATGACTATTGTTTTTTTAACGCTATTTTTTTTATCAATGTTTATAAGAAAGAGATTCGAATACCTCAAAGTTAGATTCCCAAAATTTTGGCTACTAATTCATCCCTTTCTTAGTTTAACAAGAAGCAGTGTATTTAAGAAGGTTTTTACAGCAAATATTTTATGCTTGCTGTTAATTTCATTGGGAATACTTCTTCTTTACTTCAATCTACTTGGGAAAATACTATTTATAGAGTCTTTAATTTCAACCTTTTTTATTAACATAGGATTTTTAAGTTTCGGAATATGGATAGCAGCAAAAAACTATGGAATCGACTTTGATGATGCAACAGGAATATTTTTTATATATCAAATAACAATAATCCTTGTTAGCTTATCGACCTTTCTTCTCGTAACTATATATGACATATTGACAGCAATAAAGGTAAAAATAATTCCAACTTTTTTCAATAAAAATAAAAACAACTTCTAA
- a CDS encoding alpha-hydroxy-acid oxidizing protein has product MDFKTIKEEARKKFNNFCRVCPVCDGRACAGEVPGMGGTGTGESFKQNVRALSDIRLNLRVVHDVLEPDTSINLFGIDLLTPIMGAPITNALLNCGGALTEFELVSSLVKGCHEAGSLGWIGDPAVPSMFVDGLEAIKLATRGVAIIKPRVDQGEIIKRFLDAIQAGAIAVGIDIDGAGLVTMKLKGQAVGPKSVSKIRELVNSVNVPFIVKGVMTPDEAVACFDAGASAIVVSNHGGRVLDFTPGVAEVLPKIIKAVGKDATVLADGGVRSGVDALKLIALGAKGVLVGRPLITGAFGAMAEGVKFMVEKYTQELYAAMILTGCKSIKEIDSRIIFEK; this is encoded by the coding sequence GTGGATTTTAAGACAATTAAAGAAGAGGCTAGAAAGAAATTTAACAATTTTTGTAGAGTTTGTCCTGTTTGTGATGGAAGAGCGTGTGCAGGAGAGGTTCCTGGAATGGGGGGAACTGGAACAGGAGAATCTTTTAAACAAAACGTTAGAGCTTTGTCTGATATAAGGTTAAATCTAAGAGTAGTTCACGATGTTTTAGAACCAGATACTTCAATTAATCTTTTTGGAATAGACTTATTGACTCCAATAATGGGAGCTCCAATAACAAATGCATTGCTTAATTGTGGTGGGGCACTTACTGAATTTGAATTAGTTTCTTCTCTTGTTAAAGGATGTCATGAAGCAGGAAGTTTGGGATGGATAGGAGATCCTGCAGTTCCTAGTATGTTTGTAGATGGTTTAGAAGCAATAAAGTTAGCTACAAGGGGTGTTGCAATTATTAAGCCAAGGGTGGATCAGGGTGAGATAATAAAAAGGTTTTTAGATGCCATTCAAGCAGGGGCAATAGCTGTGGGTATTGATATAGATGGAGCTGGTCTTGTAACTATGAAACTTAAGGGACAAGCTGTAGGGCCAAAAAGTGTAAGTAAAATTAGAGAGTTGGTTAATTCTGTAAATGTGCCGTTTATTGTTAAGGGGGTTATGACTCCAGATGAAGCAGTTGCTTGTTTTGATGCTGGCGCAAGTGCAATTGTTGTTTCTAATCATGGGGGGAGAGTTCTGGACTTTACACCTGGTGTAGCTGAGGTACTTCCTAAAATAATAAAGGCAGTTGGTAAAGATGCTACAGTACTTGCAGATGGAGGTGTAAGATCTGGAGTTGATGCTTTGAAGCTGATAGCGCTGGGTGCAAAGGGAGTGCTTGTGGGAAGGCCCTTGATAACTGGAGCATTTGGTGCAATGGCTGAGGGAGTAAAGTTTATGGTTGAAAAATATACTCAGGAATTATATGCTGCAATGATCCTGACAGGGTGTAAAAGCATAAAGGAGATTGATTCAAGAATTATTTTTGAAAAATAA
- a CDS encoding sodium:solute symporter family transporter, with translation MQNKFNAFQNALALFGDYIGAASFLGIVGLTATKGFDGLFYAVGWIVGWPIMLFLVAEPMSRRGVSTYIDLIALRFDDKDVKVVLSLTGLLCVLIFLVAELIGAAWLLSLVSRVGYNLSLFIVTLTSVCFVLWGGMFVTTWFQIYKTVILFSLSFIILFLIFYKINTNSIFLSNAIFSNIFLPQTIFRSSFDYFSLSFALLFGTAGLPNILIRFFTVPDRRSARISVFLATLLISIFYLIVFFLGVESRLILEKKDLSDGANMVLLHLARYLGQDLLFYLTAIITFITIFAVVSGLFVAGATTLKEDVINSKKSYIWAFSVILIGIFAFLLATIFKGQNVAFMVGLSYSLAASSIFPALFCSIYLNSISKNALILGSLVGAALAILLTILGPTVWVDIFHYKKPIYPFVDSTLISMPVSFIIILFFSRFYK, from the coding sequence ATGCAAAATAAATTTAATGCCTTTCAAAATGCCTTAGCACTTTTTGGCGACTATATTGGTGCAGCATCTTTTCTTGGAATTGTTGGACTGACTGCTACTAAGGGTTTCGATGGTCTTTTTTATGCTGTTGGATGGATAGTTGGTTGGCCAATAATGCTTTTTTTGGTAGCTGAACCGATGTCAAGAAGAGGGGTATCAACATATATAGATTTGATTGCTCTTAGATTTGACGATAAAGATGTTAAAGTTGTACTTAGTTTAACAGGACTATTATGTGTTCTTATTTTTCTGGTTGCAGAATTAATTGGTGCTGCATGGCTGCTCTCTTTGGTTAGTAGAGTAGGCTATAATTTATCGCTTTTTATAGTCACATTAACTTCTGTCTGTTTTGTATTATGGGGTGGGATGTTTGTAACTACATGGTTTCAAATTTATAAGACTGTAATATTATTTTCTCTTAGTTTTATAATTTTATTTCTAATTTTTTATAAAATAAACACGAACAGCATTTTTTTATCCAATGCGATATTTTCTAATATATTTCTGCCTCAAACTATCTTTCGTTCCTCTTTCGATTATTTCTCTTTATCTTTCGCTCTTCTTTTTGGAACAGCAGGGCTCCCCAACATATTAATAAGATTTTTTACTGTGCCAGATAGGAGATCGGCAAGGATATCAGTTTTTCTTGCTACCCTGTTAATCAGCATATTTTATTTAATAGTTTTTTTTCTTGGTGTTGAATCCAGGCTTATTCTTGAAAAGAAGGATCTGAGCGATGGAGCTAATATGGTCTTGCTTCATCTTGCCAGGTATTTGGGACAAGATTTGTTATTCTATCTAACTGCCATAATAACTTTTATTACGATTTTTGCTGTAGTGAGTGGGCTTTTTGTAGCAGGAGCTACGACTTTAAAAGAGGACGTTATTAATAGTAAAAAATCTTATATTTGGGCTTTTTCCGTTATCTTGATTGGTATTTTTGCCTTTTTATTAGCTACGATTTTTAAGGGGCAAAACGTTGCTTTTATGGTTGGGCTTTCTTATTCTCTTGCTGCAAGTTCGATTTTTCCTGCGCTTTTTTGCTCAATATATTTAAACAGCATTTCTAAAAACGCGTTAATATTAGGAAGTTTGGTGGGAGCTGCTTTGGCCATATTACTTACAATACTTGGGCCGACTGTTTGGGTAGATATTTTTCACTATAAAAAACCTATTTATCCATTTGTTGATTCGACTTTAATTTCAATGCCTGTATCTTTTATAATTATATTATTTTTCTCAAGATTTTATAAATAG
- a CDS encoding DUF485 domain-containing protein encodes MNNDLKKLNSLHKRVSFLFSVIVFLIYFGFIYLVAFDIGFLSNHFLFNLNNGLLCSFIVIASCLFITGIYVWWNNSFYEKELKKIKKIE; translated from the coding sequence ATGAATAACGATTTAAAGAAACTTAATAGTTTGCATAAAAGAGTATCTTTTTTATTTTCAGTTATTGTCTTTCTGATCTATTTTGGTTTTATTTACCTGGTTGCATTTGACATAGGTTTTCTCTCAAATCATTTTCTGTTTAACTTAAATAACGGCCTACTGTGTAGTTTTATTGTTATAGCTTCGTGTCTTTTTATTACAGGAATATATGTTTGGTGGAACAATAGTTTTTACGAAAAAGAACTTAAAAAAATTAAAAAGATCGAATAA
- a CDS encoding carboxymuconolactone decarboxylase family protein, protein MNLSVIQRCEWCIKSYVKVVLDNRATKEGIMEAAQVAF, encoded by the coding sequence CTGAATCTTTCGGTTATTCAAAGATGTGAATGGTGCATTAAATCTTATGTAAAGGTAGTACTTGACAATAGAGCAACGAAAGAGGGGATTATGGAAGCTGCACAGGTGGCATTTTAA